The Plutella xylostella chromosome 12, ilPluXylo3.1, whole genome shotgun sequence genome includes a window with the following:
- the LOC105385807 gene encoding protein retinal degeneration B: MLIKEYRIPLPLTVEEYRIAQLYMIAKKSREESTGEGSGVEIVVNEPYEDGPGGKGQYTQKIYHVGSHLPGWFKSLLPKSALTVSEEAWNAYPYTKTRYTCPFVEKFSLEIETYYFPDNGHQENVFKLTGSDMKNRVVDLIDVVKDQLYGADYVKEEDPKCFVSEKCNRGPLSESWLEDYWKEVQGKPQPLPNGKSLMCAYKLCRVEFRYWGMQTKLEKFIHDVALRKTMLRAHRQAWAWQDEWHGLTMDDIREIERQTQLALQKKMAGETSEEPENTEDNSKSLAATMSSLEKNEEMPTPVAPKRHAAESKTQIHLSPELTPPSQHRGHQSKGIRSSSSGSIKSLQVQAANWRMESLVRESETETGSEDEFYDCESSFNKWSSLCSLDEADIDISPSAGEANQEDSIFNPSFLKRVTSERGSRRMGTLQSRQSVDGCPDTPVHSSCSTTVLILVFHAGSVLDANVDMTAKKSDVTTFKGAFESVMRQHYPTLVGHIQIKLVSCPSVCTESLGVLSTLSPYSFDCSPSTVESPSLTNDLIPIGAIPLIATSSPEYHESVTKTINSANSVYNEFIKSDDGKGFNGQVCIVGDSMGSVLAYDAMCRTMQYQSRHDSENSILDTEITIPNDLTENYLNKNHLQAPPTRRRSSSTSDHQVKFDFEISDFFTFGSPLSLILASRKISDDKPREIVKPPVQQVYNLFHPTDPVASRLEPLLSARFTNLPPINVARYAKYPLGNGQPYHLMELIQSHPQLFGDHLQMPPTPVLRRLSEASVQSTISGLVDNIPLITMNALQQKWWGSKRLDYALYCPEGLTSFPTNALPHLFHASYWESSDVIAFILRQVGHFDFSLYGHSDDKDSPLFKPGQEREKWMRKRTSVKLKNVAANHRANDVIVKEGCPQTFSARFMYGPLDMITLTGEKVDIHMIKDPPGGEWVLLSTVVTDKTGRITYTLSERQSVACGIYPVRLVVRGDHTSCNFHLAVVPPQTECVVFSIDGSFTASVSVTGRDPKVRAGAVDVVRFWQDLGYLILYITGRPDMQQRKVVSWLAEHNFPHGLVCFSDGLSTDPLGHKAAHLNNLINEHGVILYAAYGSGKDISVYNNCGLSSKQIYAIGRISKKYANMATTLNDGYASHLADLRQPGAVRPARGNARLLVPRRLLAPVANVTITRGKR, translated from the coding sequence TGTTGAAAAGTTCTCATTGGAAATAGAAACATATTATTTCCCTGACAATGGCCATCAAGAGAATGTCTTTAAACTAACTGGTAGTGACATGAAAAATAGGGTGGTTGATCTTATTGATGTTGTAAAAGACCAGTTGTATGGAGCGGATTATGTCAAAGAAGAGGATCCCAAATGTTTTGTATCTGAGAAATGTAACAGGGGCCCTCTGTCAGAGTCGTGGCTTGAAGATTACTGGAAAGAAGTACAAGGGAAACCGCAGCCTTTGCCAAATGGTAAATCGCTTATGTGTGCATACAAGTTATGTAGAGTAGAATTCCGCTATTGGGGAATGCAAACTAAACTAGAAAAGTTCATCCATGATGTGGCACTCAGAAAAACAATGCTACGAGCCCATAGGCAAGCATGGGCATGGCAAGATGAATGGCATGGGTTGACAATGGATGACATCCGAGAAATTGAGAGACAAACTCAACTTGCCcttcaaaagaaaatggcagGAGAAACTTCTGAAGAACCAGAAAACACTGAAGATAATTCAAAATCTCTTGCTGCTACAATGAGTAGTTTGGAAAAGAATGAAGAAATGCCTACACCTGTCGCCCCCAAACGACATGCTGCCGAGAGTAAAACGCAAATTCATTTATCTCCAGAGTTGACTCCTCCTTCCCAGCATCGTGGTCACCAGAGCAAAGGAATTCGGTCCTCATCGTCAGGCTCAATTAAAAGTTTACAAGTCCAAGCGGCAAACTGGAGGATGGAAAGTCTGGTGAGGGAGTCTGAAACTGAAACTGGTTCGGAGGATGAATTTTATGACTGTGAGTCCTCATTTAATAAATGGTCATCTTTATGCTCTCTAGATGAAGCCGACATTGACATTTCGCCTTCTGCAGGCGAAGCAAACCAAGAAGATAGCATATTTAATCCATCTTTCTTGAAAAGAGTGACTTCCGAAAGAGGATCTCGACGAATGGGCACACTGCAAAGTCGTCAAAGCGTCGATGGCTGCCCTGACACCCCTGTTCATAGTTCATGTTCAACAACTGTTCTCATTCTTGTTTTTCATGCTGGAAGTGTTCTGGATGCTAACGTAGATATGACTGCCAAAAAATCTGATGTGACAACGTTCAAGGGAGCGTTTGAGTCTGTAATGCGACAACACTATCCGACATTAGTTGGACACATTCAAATAAAGTTAGTTTCGTGTCCATCTGTCTGCACTGAATCATTAGGAGTGCTTTCTACATTGAGCCCTTACAGTTTCGATTGTTCACCATCAACTGTTGAATCTCCTTCACTTACAAATGATCTAATACCCATTGGTGCTATACCGCTTATTGCGACATCTTCACCAGAATATCATGAGTCGGTTACGAAGACAATCAATTCGGCAAATTCTGTTTACAATGAATTTATCAAATCTGATGACGGCAAGGGCTTTAATGGTCAAGTATGCATAGTCGGTGACAGTATGGGATCGGTGTTGGCTTACGATGCGATGTGCCGTACAATGCAATATCAATCTCGACACGATAGTGAAAATAGCATTCTTGATACTGAAATTACTATTCCAAATGATCTCACAGagaattatttaaacaaaaatcacCTCCAGGCACCGCCCACCAGGAGAAGATCGTCATCAACTAGTGACCATCAAGTGAAATTTGATTTTGAAATAAGCGATTTCTTTACATTTGGTAGCCCACTTTCGCTGATTTTAGCATCAAGAAAAATATCTGATGATAAACCTCGAGAAATAGTCAAGCCACCGGTACAACAAGTGTACAATCTTTTTCACCCCACTGACCCGGTTGCTTCTCGGCTAGAACCACTACTATCGGCCAGATTCACGAATTTACCTCCAATAAACGTAGCGAGGTATGCTAAATATCCTCTAGGAAATGGCCAGCCGTATCATTTAATGGAGCTAATTCAAAGTCATCCACAATTATTTGGAGATCATTTACAAATGCCACCTACGCCAGTTTTAAGGAGACTTTCAGAGGCATCAGTTCAGAGCACCATTAGTGGACTTGTTGATAATATTCCATTGATAACCATGAACGCTTTACAACAAAAATGGTGGGGTTCCAAAAGGCTAGACTATGCTTTGTATTGCCCTGAAGGCCTGACAAGTTTTCCCACGAATGCTTTGCCCCACTTATTCCACGCAAGCTATTGGGAGAGTTCGGACGTTATAGCTTTCATATTACGCCAAGTTGGTCACTTTGACTTTTCCTTATATGGACATTCAGACGATAAAGATTCGCCTCTATTCAAGCCTGGACAGGAACGAGAAAAATGGATGAGAAAAAGAACATCTGTAAAGTTAAAGAACGTAGCAGCCAATCACAGAGCTAACGATGTTATTGTCAAAGAAGGCTGTCCGCAAACGTTTTCAGCAAGATTTATGTATGGTCCTCTAGACATGATAACTTTGACGGGAGAGAAAGTGGACATACACATGATCAAAGACCCTCCAGGTGGAGAGTGGGTTCTTTTGTCAACCGTGGTTACTGACAAAACAGGAAGGATCACCTACACTCTCAGCGAGAGGCAAAGTGTTGCTTGTGGAATTTATCCCGTGAGACTTGTAGTCCGAGGCGATCACACTAGTTGCAACTTCCATTTGGCTGTGGTGCCTCCACAGACGGAATGCGTCGTATTCAGTATCGATGGCTCCTTCACTGCTAGTGTGTCTGTCACTGGACGAGATCCCAAAGTAAGAGCTGGTGCAGTAGATGTTGTGCGTTTCTGGCAAGATCTCGGATATCTCATACTCTACATTACGGGGAGACCAGATATGCAGCAGCGGAAAGTGGTGTCATGGCTGGCCGAGCACAACTTTCCTCACGGGCTAGTTTGCTTCTCAGATGGACTTTCAACAGACCCGCTAGGCCATAAAGCAGCACACTTGAACAATCTCATAAACGAGCACGGAGTGATACTATACGCCGCTTACGGATCGGGGAAAGACATAAGTGTGTACAACAATTGTGGGTTATCTTCCAAGCAGATCTATGCCATTGGGCGTATAAGCAAAAAGTATGCTAATATGGCTACAACTCTGAACGACGGATATGCTTCTCATTTGGCTGACTTGCGGCAGCCGGGAGCAGTGAGGCCGGCTAGAGGCAACGCTCGCCTGTTGGTGCCGCGCCGGCTGCTCGCCCCGGTAGCCAATGTCACCATCACTCGCGGAAAACGCTAA